The Carassius auratus strain Wakin chromosome 5, ASM336829v1, whole genome shotgun sequence genome includes a window with the following:
- the LOC113076815 gene encoding kelch-like protein 13 isoform X1 produces MPLKWKSGSPVSWKFPVPVLKASRSSPLSPAYISLVEDDDAQMMKVSLGCSEMGLSSHLQASKTGNTRFFTSNTHSSVVLQGFDQLRIEGLLCDVTLVAGDGDEAFPVHRAMMASSSDYFKAMFTGGMKEQDLMCIKLHGVNRIGLKKIIDFIYTAKLSLNMENLQDTLEAASFLQILPVLDFCKVFLISGVSLDNCVEVGRIANTYNLTEVDKYVNNFILKNFPSLLGTGEFVKLPFERLAFVLSSNSLKHCSELDLFKSACRWLRYEEGRMEYAAKLMRNIRFPLMSPTELINHVQTVDFMRTDNTCVNLLLEASNYQMMPYMQPVMQSDRTVIRSDNTHLVTLGGVLRQQLVVSKELRLFDEKAHEWKALAPMDAPRYQHGIAVIGNFLYVVGGQSNYDTKGKTAVDTVFRYDPRYNKWTQVACLNEKRTFFHLSALKGHLYAVGGRNAAGELATVESYNPRTNEWTYVAKMNEPHYGHAGTVYGGYMYISGGITHDTFQKELMCFDPDADKWSQKAPMTTVRGLHCMCTVGDRLYVIGGNHFRGTSDYDDVLSCEYYSPALDLWTPIAAMLRGQSDVGVAVFENKIYVVGGYSWNNRCMVEIVQKYDPEKDEWHKVFDLPESLGGIRACTLTVFPPEDLSLSGSPNRESPLSAP; encoded by the exons atgccgtTGAAATGGAAAAGCGGTTCCCCCGTCAGCTGGAAATTTCCCGTGCCCGTGCTTAAAGCGTCCAGGTCCTCCCCACTCTCGCCAGCGTACAT ATCCCTGGTGGAAGATGATGATGCTCAGATGATGAAGGTGTCACTGGGATGCAGTGAAATGGGGCTCTCTTCCCACTTGCAGGCCTCAAAAACAGGAAACACACGCTTCTTTACCAGCAACACACACAGCTCCGTGGTTTTacag GGTTTTGATCAGTTGAGGATAGAGGGCCTGCTGTGTGATGTCACGTTGGTGGCAGGAGATGGGGATGAGGCGTTTCCTGTTCACCGAGCCATGATGGCCTCCTCCAGCGACTACTTTAAAGCCATGTTTACAG GTGGAATGAAAGAGCAGGATTTGATGTGTATAAAGCTGCATGGTGTAAATCGAATAGGGCTGAAGAAGATTATAGACTTCATTTACACCGCCAAACTCTCTCTCAACATGGAGAACCTACAGGACACCCTAGAGGCTGCTAGCTTCCTCCAGATCCTGCCTGTCCTTGACTTTTGCAAAGTCTTTCTCATTTCTGGG GTGTCGCTGGACAACTGCGTGGAGGTGGGGCGCATCGCCAACACCTACAACCTCACAGAGGTGGACAAATACGTCAACAACTTTATCCTGAAGAATTTCCCCTCGCTACTCGGCACCGGCGAGTTTGTCAAACTTCCTTTCGAGCGTCTAGCATTTGTGCTGTCCTCCAACAGTCTAAAACACTGCAGCGAGCTGGACCTGTTCAAATCTGCGTGCCGCTGGTTACGCTACGAAGAAGGCCGCATGGAATACGCCGCCAAGCTAATGCGCAATATCCGATTCCCCCTAATGAGTCCGACAGAGCTCATAAACCACGTACAAACTGTGGACTTCATGCGTACGGACAATACTTGTGTTAATCTGTTATTAGAAGCCAGCAACTACCAGATGATGCCATACATGCAGCCGGTGATGCAGTCGGACCGAACTGTGATCCGTTCAGACAATACCCATTTAGTGACTCTAGGGGGCGTGCTACGGCAACAGCTAGTTGTAAGTAAAGAGTTGCGACTTTTTGATGAAAAAGCACATGAATGGAAGGCACTGGCACCCATGGACGCCCCACGCTACCAGCATGGGATCGCAGTGATCGGGAACTTTTTGTATGTGGTCGGGGGACAGAGTAACTATGACACGAAAGGGAAAACAGCTGTAGATACCGTGTTTCGATACGACCCGAGGTATAACAAGTGGACTCAGGTGGCGTGTCTGAATGAGAAGAGGACCTTCTTTCATCTGAGCGCTCTCAAAGGACATCTGTACGCTGTGGGCGGGAGAAACGCTGCAGGAGAGCTGG CTACCGTGGAGAGTTATAACCCCAGGACAAACGAATGGACGTATGTGGCCAAAATGAACGAGCCGCATTATGGACACGCAGGCACCGTTTACGGAGGATACATGTATATTTCAG GTGGAATAACCCACGACACCTTTCAGAAGGAGCTCATGTGCTTCGACCCCGACGCTGATAAGTGGTCTCAGAAGGCTCCCATGACCACGGTGCGTGGCCTGCACTGCATGTGCACGGTGGGCGACCGCCTCTACGTCATTGGAGGAAACCATTTCCGGGGGACAAGCGACTATGACGACGTGTTGAGCTGCGAGTACTACAGTCCCGCCCTGGACCTGTGGACGCCGATCGCCGCCATGCTCCGCGGGCAGAGCGATGTGGGCGTGGCTGTGTTTGAGAACAAGATCTACGTGGTGGGCGGCTACTCGTGGAACAACCGCTGCATGGTGGAGATTGTTCAGAAATACGACCCTGAGAAGGACGAATGGCACAAAGTGTTTGACTTGCCCGAGTCTCTCGGCGGCATCAGAGCCTGCACTCTGACCGTATTTCCGCCCGAGGACCTCTCGCTCTCCGGCTCACCAAACCGCGAGTCTCCTCTGTCGGCTCCTTGA
- the LOC113076815 gene encoding kelch-like protein 13 isoform X2 — protein sequence MDHPVHRGDTMSMGLHDRYCAISLVEDDDAQMMKVSLGCSEMGLSSHLQASKTGNTRFFTSNTHSSVVLQGFDQLRIEGLLCDVTLVAGDGDEAFPVHRAMMASSSDYFKAMFTGGMKEQDLMCIKLHGVNRIGLKKIIDFIYTAKLSLNMENLQDTLEAASFLQILPVLDFCKVFLISGVSLDNCVEVGRIANTYNLTEVDKYVNNFILKNFPSLLGTGEFVKLPFERLAFVLSSNSLKHCSELDLFKSACRWLRYEEGRMEYAAKLMRNIRFPLMSPTELINHVQTVDFMRTDNTCVNLLLEASNYQMMPYMQPVMQSDRTVIRSDNTHLVTLGGVLRQQLVVSKELRLFDEKAHEWKALAPMDAPRYQHGIAVIGNFLYVVGGQSNYDTKGKTAVDTVFRYDPRYNKWTQVACLNEKRTFFHLSALKGHLYAVGGRNAAGELATVESYNPRTNEWTYVAKMNEPHYGHAGTVYGGYMYISGGITHDTFQKELMCFDPDADKWSQKAPMTTVRGLHCMCTVGDRLYVIGGNHFRGTSDYDDVLSCEYYSPALDLWTPIAAMLRGQSDVGVAVFENKIYVVGGYSWNNRCMVEIVQKYDPEKDEWHKVFDLPESLGGIRACTLTVFPPEDLSLSGSPNRESPLSAP from the exons ATCCCTGGTGGAAGATGATGATGCTCAGATGATGAAGGTGTCACTGGGATGCAGTGAAATGGGGCTCTCTTCCCACTTGCAGGCCTCAAAAACAGGAAACACACGCTTCTTTACCAGCAACACACACAGCTCCGTGGTTTTacag GGTTTTGATCAGTTGAGGATAGAGGGCCTGCTGTGTGATGTCACGTTGGTGGCAGGAGATGGGGATGAGGCGTTTCCTGTTCACCGAGCCATGATGGCCTCCTCCAGCGACTACTTTAAAGCCATGTTTACAG GTGGAATGAAAGAGCAGGATTTGATGTGTATAAAGCTGCATGGTGTAAATCGAATAGGGCTGAAGAAGATTATAGACTTCATTTACACCGCCAAACTCTCTCTCAACATGGAGAACCTACAGGACACCCTAGAGGCTGCTAGCTTCCTCCAGATCCTGCCTGTCCTTGACTTTTGCAAAGTCTTTCTCATTTCTGGG GTGTCGCTGGACAACTGCGTGGAGGTGGGGCGCATCGCCAACACCTACAACCTCACAGAGGTGGACAAATACGTCAACAACTTTATCCTGAAGAATTTCCCCTCGCTACTCGGCACCGGCGAGTTTGTCAAACTTCCTTTCGAGCGTCTAGCATTTGTGCTGTCCTCCAACAGTCTAAAACACTGCAGCGAGCTGGACCTGTTCAAATCTGCGTGCCGCTGGTTACGCTACGAAGAAGGCCGCATGGAATACGCCGCCAAGCTAATGCGCAATATCCGATTCCCCCTAATGAGTCCGACAGAGCTCATAAACCACGTACAAACTGTGGACTTCATGCGTACGGACAATACTTGTGTTAATCTGTTATTAGAAGCCAGCAACTACCAGATGATGCCATACATGCAGCCGGTGATGCAGTCGGACCGAACTGTGATCCGTTCAGACAATACCCATTTAGTGACTCTAGGGGGCGTGCTACGGCAACAGCTAGTTGTAAGTAAAGAGTTGCGACTTTTTGATGAAAAAGCACATGAATGGAAGGCACTGGCACCCATGGACGCCCCACGCTACCAGCATGGGATCGCAGTGATCGGGAACTTTTTGTATGTGGTCGGGGGACAGAGTAACTATGACACGAAAGGGAAAACAGCTGTAGATACCGTGTTTCGATACGACCCGAGGTATAACAAGTGGACTCAGGTGGCGTGTCTGAATGAGAAGAGGACCTTCTTTCATCTGAGCGCTCTCAAAGGACATCTGTACGCTGTGGGCGGGAGAAACGCTGCAGGAGAGCTGG CTACCGTGGAGAGTTATAACCCCAGGACAAACGAATGGACGTATGTGGCCAAAATGAACGAGCCGCATTATGGACACGCAGGCACCGTTTACGGAGGATACATGTATATTTCAG GTGGAATAACCCACGACACCTTTCAGAAGGAGCTCATGTGCTTCGACCCCGACGCTGATAAGTGGTCTCAGAAGGCTCCCATGACCACGGTGCGTGGCCTGCACTGCATGTGCACGGTGGGCGACCGCCTCTACGTCATTGGAGGAAACCATTTCCGGGGGACAAGCGACTATGACGACGTGTTGAGCTGCGAGTACTACAGTCCCGCCCTGGACCTGTGGACGCCGATCGCCGCCATGCTCCGCGGGCAGAGCGATGTGGGCGTGGCTGTGTTTGAGAACAAGATCTACGTGGTGGGCGGCTACTCGTGGAACAACCGCTGCATGGTGGAGATTGTTCAGAAATACGACCCTGAGAAGGACGAATGGCACAAAGTGTTTGACTTGCCCGAGTCTCTCGGCGGCATCAGAGCCTGCACTCTGACCGTATTTCCGCCCGAGGACCTCTCGCTCTCCGGCTCACCAAACCGCGAGTCTCCTCTGTCGGCTCCTTGA
- the LOC113076815 gene encoding kelch-like protein 13 isoform X3, translating into MDHPVHRGDTMSMGLHDRSLVEDDDAQMMKVSLGCSEMGLSSHLQASKTGNTRFFTSNTHSSVVLQGFDQLRIEGLLCDVTLVAGDGDEAFPVHRAMMASSSDYFKAMFTGGMKEQDLMCIKLHGVNRIGLKKIIDFIYTAKLSLNMENLQDTLEAASFLQILPVLDFCKVFLISGVSLDNCVEVGRIANTYNLTEVDKYVNNFILKNFPSLLGTGEFVKLPFERLAFVLSSNSLKHCSELDLFKSACRWLRYEEGRMEYAAKLMRNIRFPLMSPTELINHVQTVDFMRTDNTCVNLLLEASNYQMMPYMQPVMQSDRTVIRSDNTHLVTLGGVLRQQLVVSKELRLFDEKAHEWKALAPMDAPRYQHGIAVIGNFLYVVGGQSNYDTKGKTAVDTVFRYDPRYNKWTQVACLNEKRTFFHLSALKGHLYAVGGRNAAGELATVESYNPRTNEWTYVAKMNEPHYGHAGTVYGGYMYISGGITHDTFQKELMCFDPDADKWSQKAPMTTVRGLHCMCTVGDRLYVIGGNHFRGTSDYDDVLSCEYYSPALDLWTPIAAMLRGQSDVGVAVFENKIYVVGGYSWNNRCMVEIVQKYDPEKDEWHKVFDLPESLGGIRACTLTVFPPEDLSLSGSPNRESPLSAP; encoded by the exons ATCCCTGGTGGAAGATGATGATGCTCAGATGATGAAGGTGTCACTGGGATGCAGTGAAATGGGGCTCTCTTCCCACTTGCAGGCCTCAAAAACAGGAAACACACGCTTCTTTACCAGCAACACACACAGCTCCGTGGTTTTacag GGTTTTGATCAGTTGAGGATAGAGGGCCTGCTGTGTGATGTCACGTTGGTGGCAGGAGATGGGGATGAGGCGTTTCCTGTTCACCGAGCCATGATGGCCTCCTCCAGCGACTACTTTAAAGCCATGTTTACAG GTGGAATGAAAGAGCAGGATTTGATGTGTATAAAGCTGCATGGTGTAAATCGAATAGGGCTGAAGAAGATTATAGACTTCATTTACACCGCCAAACTCTCTCTCAACATGGAGAACCTACAGGACACCCTAGAGGCTGCTAGCTTCCTCCAGATCCTGCCTGTCCTTGACTTTTGCAAAGTCTTTCTCATTTCTGGG GTGTCGCTGGACAACTGCGTGGAGGTGGGGCGCATCGCCAACACCTACAACCTCACAGAGGTGGACAAATACGTCAACAACTTTATCCTGAAGAATTTCCCCTCGCTACTCGGCACCGGCGAGTTTGTCAAACTTCCTTTCGAGCGTCTAGCATTTGTGCTGTCCTCCAACAGTCTAAAACACTGCAGCGAGCTGGACCTGTTCAAATCTGCGTGCCGCTGGTTACGCTACGAAGAAGGCCGCATGGAATACGCCGCCAAGCTAATGCGCAATATCCGATTCCCCCTAATGAGTCCGACAGAGCTCATAAACCACGTACAAACTGTGGACTTCATGCGTACGGACAATACTTGTGTTAATCTGTTATTAGAAGCCAGCAACTACCAGATGATGCCATACATGCAGCCGGTGATGCAGTCGGACCGAACTGTGATCCGTTCAGACAATACCCATTTAGTGACTCTAGGGGGCGTGCTACGGCAACAGCTAGTTGTAAGTAAAGAGTTGCGACTTTTTGATGAAAAAGCACATGAATGGAAGGCACTGGCACCCATGGACGCCCCACGCTACCAGCATGGGATCGCAGTGATCGGGAACTTTTTGTATGTGGTCGGGGGACAGAGTAACTATGACACGAAAGGGAAAACAGCTGTAGATACCGTGTTTCGATACGACCCGAGGTATAACAAGTGGACTCAGGTGGCGTGTCTGAATGAGAAGAGGACCTTCTTTCATCTGAGCGCTCTCAAAGGACATCTGTACGCTGTGGGCGGGAGAAACGCTGCAGGAGAGCTGG CTACCGTGGAGAGTTATAACCCCAGGACAAACGAATGGACGTATGTGGCCAAAATGAACGAGCCGCATTATGGACACGCAGGCACCGTTTACGGAGGATACATGTATATTTCAG GTGGAATAACCCACGACACCTTTCAGAAGGAGCTCATGTGCTTCGACCCCGACGCTGATAAGTGGTCTCAGAAGGCTCCCATGACCACGGTGCGTGGCCTGCACTGCATGTGCACGGTGGGCGACCGCCTCTACGTCATTGGAGGAAACCATTTCCGGGGGACAAGCGACTATGACGACGTGTTGAGCTGCGAGTACTACAGTCCCGCCCTGGACCTGTGGACGCCGATCGCCGCCATGCTCCGCGGGCAGAGCGATGTGGGCGTGGCTGTGTTTGAGAACAAGATCTACGTGGTGGGCGGCTACTCGTGGAACAACCGCTGCATGGTGGAGATTGTTCAGAAATACGACCCTGAGAAGGACGAATGGCACAAAGTGTTTGACTTGCCCGAGTCTCTCGGCGGCATCAGAGCCTGCACTCTGACCGTATTTCCGCCCGAGGACCTCTCGCTCTCCGGCTCACCAAACCGCGAGTCTCCTCTGTCGGCTCCTTGA